The genomic interval AAATTCGTAACAAgggacttttttttataaaagatatttGTTATTAGGAAacgaaagaaaaattattttatgcaGCATTATTTAATTACTGTGTAAATAGAATTATTTGATTTGAATTATATTGTTTGAAGGTGTTTTTGATTAATCATTAAAAGTGACAATGCGACCCTGTTCTGTCTCACTCTACATTAGGCCACCCAAAAAGGTTAGAAGTCACACATGTACAAAAAAATTGCCAAATTTTTTCAACGATGTTattaacaactttttttttatcccaaatttaattctataaaaaaacacaaagatatattacaactaatgttaaatattttaaataaaaacttaaaattaatattttatttatttattacaagTAAACAAGAAAGTATATTATACAAGATATACGGATacaacattacaagaaaatcatgaaatataaatcaatttgaaactaaaataattagttgcaatagtaactaaattatagacTATTATTGGAAATTAatcaaatttttggtttctaaattaatttatattatttttaaatagtttctaaattggtatttaattattaaccaatgtttttgctaccaaatttagaaactaaataattggtagtttaaactttggttgctaattggataacaatttagaaaatatttaataataatataaattaatttagaaaccaattttttttaaatggtctttaatttagttactattgcaactaattattttggtctctaaaaatggatttttatttcataattttcttgtagtgcgatattattaaaaaatgataaataaatatatttaacataCAAATAATtgtacactaaaaaaaatatagcttaaaatatttcatagtatatatataaatacaaattttaatttataaaaataagtacATATCTCATATTAcaagataattttataaaattaaattaaaattattttttaaatattaagacTAATAAAATaccatattttttaataatgagtAACTTTAATACTGAGACTGAtgaatatcatattaaaaaatattttttattgtatattttaaaatattgacaAAGATTTCATCCTattatataaatacaatatGATAATTCTATTTAGAGTAGAACCATAAAACTAGTTATTTGGAAATAGTTATATTTAAATGTCACGATGAGTGCCAAATatccaaatattttttatgagaaaGAGAACAAATTATTCAAGGCAAAAAGAATGATGAATTAAGAAATTTGAGTTGAGTATTTCCAAACTCAAAAGTCAAGTTGTTTgctaaaattagaaaaaattacCTACAAAAGATTTCTCAAATAAgtaaaaactttataaattttttttaaaaaatatattaaatattaaataataagtaAATACTTCGTGtagcattattttttttatttgtagtgTTTTATCTTTAACgattaatttaaagataaaataagataaaaaaaactaatattttttatcattttataaaatattactatatTATTAGTGATAAGTTATAAAAAGAGTTATATAGATAACtgataaattaatatttgaaaaacatctaagaagataaataaaactttaaattttaactttttacttcttttaaaataatttgtattaaacataaaaaaatgttttacgATAACaacttatataaattaataatatttaaaataatattttgtaataaaaattgaaaattaaaaaaccttttttaatctataaaactATAAACTTTTTTGAAGATTGAAAGCAAAAAAGAATCTTTTTGTGGGTCCTGTTCTTATTACCACACAAAAGTTAGAAAGAAAATTGATTCTTGTTGATGATGCGTATGGAACAGTATCTTGTTTATAACGTTTTGCTTGCGATGCTGTAATTCCCCAAACACACAGAAATAAAAGCAATACTTTAAATAGCATATTATTTATTCACTCTATTTATGGTATTTTAAATAATACACACGAAAAAcaagttaaataaattttataaaataattataacattttCAACTTTAgtttttgttaagtttgtgatTATTCTAGTTATTATGCGTGTATTTTGACTATtctattttaacattttaaaaaaataaattatttatagagAGGTTTTGACTGattttttttaaccaaaaaAATCATCCTCACGCAAGAAGCTTAATAAAATTCAGAATTTGAAAACGAAAgatgattaaaaatataaaagtgtaAGATAAGTGCcaaaattaaaaagagaaaaaaattagatgacggataaatttatttatttttaatttcggACGAAAATTCTTTGCAATTTAAAATTACTCCATTAAAAAATGGACTCTCAAATAATCCAAATTTATCATATCTTTTGTGAAATTAATTGATTTACTTTTACAGCATAATTTAAGTAGTTCTGGTTATATATTTACCATTCAATTGTCATTATTTTgctatttttctttcaaaatttcactgcatattttgatattatatttttaaatttttatacatTGATAATAAGACaacattatttttcaaaatatatatttaatatattgataaaatgtatacaaattaaaatttataatggtAAAGTATACGataactttatattataaaatttgtaaGACTGTGATAATTAAATTGTGAActgtataattataatatttgaattttaatataaatatcttgaattaattaaattgagATGACAAAagataatgtttttaatttgaacaaCTTGTTTTGTAAGTAATGTGAGGTAGATATTTTGAGGTCAATGAAGAGGcacaaacatatttaaaaacACGCGCCAGCGCATCGCGTGAATCGCGAGATGCAATATTATAGATTAATATAGTTCAAGTGTGAACTCACGAACTTGTGGAGTTATATGTACTTTTTGTTTTAGTCATAAACCTTTACCcttcataaatttattatatttttactaaattgtgttaaaaaatgttgaatagttgttttttattataagaatATATTAGCTTTTACTAATATTCTTATAcactaatttttataaaataatttacaattttttaaataaaactaaatacaAGTtagtatatttaatattttttactcttgttaaaataattatacttttatctttacattttaataattaacgGGGAGTTGGGTGGCAGAGTGACTAATAATGACTcactttcaaaataaatatgtaaaataattaaaaaaaatatggggaATAGagacataaattaaattattattttcttgtaattaaattaaaatgcgTAAAGATGTCTATtaacattacaaataaaatatatttttttttcacggAACTATAGGttcaaaatatttgataaagtattttttttctatcacgTTCCATCCTTTGACATGATGATCATATTATACGTAAAATCCCACTTTAAGATATGATGATAAAAGCCTATTAAAAAATggtaaagatatttttttacttatcaTGCTGTGGTCCACTCTATCGTAATGTCACatcaatatatatttatcaGAAGCCTCAAGACAAGTGTGcgttttttaatgtaaaaaattaaatttaataatgttttaacttttaatagttataaaattatttatatataaagaaaatatagatATAATTCTACAAATTGTTATTGTTATCAGtatataaaagtaattttattgACTCGTAAGAATGTACATATTGTATCAAGTACAAGAGTAATTAACACTAGTATGAAATTTCATTACATGACATCAAATTATATAGTTTTTCATCTTCTAGATTGAGATTCCATTCTTTTTATGTGACCAAACATATTCTTACTTGCAACATAATGCATTATAACAGGTCAAATAATTGGTAAATATGTGGTAAGTTAACAATGCAAAATTAACAactataaaaaatgttattattatgcaattatatatatttacatcattttaatttaatgtatattttcaaaatacatGTCATTATGCTGTACTTAAAGACTATCTTTACCAATTAACATTTGATTAGATAGAGTTTAGCTTCGTGCTATTTCTTTTGAATATAAAAACTGAGAGAGTTTCAATCtatttgttttataaataacttaaagaagtagaaatattattatttcttaaaaataaactacaaaactattttatttatacatttcAAGGAGCAGtgaaataataatatgatatctttgtattatattaaatatatttttcatacttTAGCATGAAGATGAATCGCGATAATGTATATCTTAATTTCTTATACTCagtttacaaaataattttatactatttcgtattaatatttataataaatagagataataattaaaaatataaatttatttgtcaGCTTAATTACGATAGACTTTTTAGGTGAAAAAGTAGTtgattagaaaaataataaatttttgaaataaatattaataataatatgaacaaATAATCATTCACACTTTAGCAGTAAGTTTTGTTTTACTAATTTAAAGGATACAAAAAGAGCACAATTTAAACACGAGTAAAAAAGTAGGTATAGATTTATAAAACTAGAAACATATTTTGTTCAGTAGACAATGAGTGTGAACGTTGGTGTTGTGCGCGTGGGACAAGTCACCCAATTCTATGCCCTTATTGTTTCAATTGGGTATCCCCATATATCTACCTCCTTGTATTTTCAATATTCCCATAACCAAACACTTTCTCCACGtgaaattattaaaatcttaatctatgtttttaatattattaaattctaCTGGTTGGGATCGAAGTCCAATGTCTGATAAACTGATCGATACTATCATATTTTTGAAAAGATTAATgagattaattaaaaattaaatattagataatttttaattataattcatATTCTTAATCcgaattattaataaaataattatataaatagataCATATTACAAGAATTAAGTACTTCATTATTCTATACtatatacaaattattattCCATAAAAGTGTTGAATATCGATACCTCATTTATATGCAAAGAATTcattaaaaaaggaaaagattGGAAAGATAATCgttatcttaattttaaatccatgtaaaaatattatttattatttaaaagtcAGCAATTTAGTACTTTAAAGGTTAAAATGGTCATTTAGTCTAATTACTTATCAATAATTACCCGTTCAGCTCCACGCCCTTGGCGATATTATTCGCTACCTAATCTTCgtgaattattattttattttaaataaataattttttatccaaTTATTATCCAACCCCTCTCacctcttttttttctttataaggTCAAGTTCCCTGCACCTTTTCTCCACTCTCAAcacctttctttctcttcttcaacAAACATGGCTTCTTCTACTTCCGCCAACATGGCGATTATGCTGTTGTTCGCGCTCTTCGCGCTTTCTTCAGCCTTGGACATGTCCATTATCTCCTACGACAACGCTCACCAGGACAAGGCCACGTGGCGCACCGACGAGGAGGTCAACTCCTTGTACGAGGAGTGGCTCGTCAAGCACGGCAAACTGTACAACGCGCTCGGGGAGAAGGATAAGAGGTTTCAGATCTTCAAAGACAACCTGCGATTCATCGACCAGCAAAACGCCGAGAACCGAACCTACAAGTTGGGACTGAACCGGTTTGCGGATCTGACCAACGAGGAGTACAGGGCTAGGTACTTGGGAACGAAGATCGACCCGAACCGGAGGTTGGGAAGGACCCCGAGCAACCGTTACGCGCCACGTGTCGGGGAAACACTACCCGATTCCGTTGATTGGAGGAAGGAAGGTGCTGTTGTCCCAGTCAAAGACCAAGCAAGTTGCGGTAAGAACTGTGCCACTCTCTACTGTCACTTATCtcttaggttttttttttccaattaaaaacaataaaataaagttaaattcgttactttttttttttaatttatcgtCGTCGATCCATATTTAAtctatatttttacaattatttttttaattgttttgtttggTAGATTAATGGGTACCAAATTGTATCTTAGTCAATGCTTTGAGGTTTTTTTCTCCTGTCACGCTTTTTCCTTAATCCACTCGATCCTGGATCCTTCATCGAATGTgatttactatatttttttttatgaaaaaaatcaatttgaatcAAGTAGCGCAGGGGTTTGTTCTCTGTTGACTTTGAGTTGGAATTCTGATATTGAGAAGAATACATCTGAgtccaaaataattttttgtgtgTCAATGATTGTTAGTGATTTTGGATGTGTGTATACGATTTATTGTTTAATCGTCTACCTGTTTGTAGAAATGTTTACGGTGACAAAAAATAACAGCTCCTATTTCTTTACATTGGAAAAGGATAACAGTTACGATTTTTCAGCTTTCTCTTTAACtaataattattgatatttttgtgTGGTCATCTTTGATTGACTGCTTTGCTGTTGCTTGAACATCCACCTGATCTACTGATTAATATCTGGAATAAAAATATctaaagattaaattaaattttttttacctttaaAACATCAATTCATGGTTTTAATGGAGACCCACCTACCCTACCCTTTGTCCCCAGTATTACATACTTTGGACCGCATTACAAAAGTAGCATGATGGCCCGTGACATCTGATAACAACTTGATGTGATAAAATTGTTTGTGCCAATGCACCTTACGCAGATTTGTCAGGACCCATGAATACTTAACCTACCAATCACTAATATAGTTCTTTGTCTTTGTGTACCATTCCATTTTTTTACCTTTTGATGTCAAAGGATAGTGAATTATAACAGACTAAGGAGCAGGCTAGTGCTTCAGTTTTTGTAGTTGTATTCTGATAAATGAGTTTCTTGTAGTGATCTTTGTCTTGAcaacttataatttatttttaaacatctTTTAATGTAGGGAGCTGTTGGGCATTCTCGGCAATTGGTGCAGTGGAAGGAATTAATAAGATAGTGACCGGCGATCTGATTTCATTATCAGAACAAGAATTGGTGGATTGCGATACAGGATATAACATGGGATGCAATGGAGGTCTTATGGACTATGCATTTGAGTTCATCATAAAAAATGGAGGCATTGATTCCGAGGAGGATTATCCTTACAAGGGTGTTGATGGTAGATGTGATGAGTATAGGGTAAGTAATTTGGTCttgattttttatgaaaataaacgcttttaaaatttagttaccAATCAAATTCTTGTGttcatttgttttgtttttttttttgttaatatacaGAAAAATGCTAAAGTTGTTTCTATTGATGGTTACGAAGATGTTAATACCTATGATGAGTTAGCACTGAAAAAGGCTGTTGCAAATCAGCCCGTGAGCGTAGCTGTTGAAGGAGGAGGCAGGGAATTTCAATTATATTCATCTGtaagtttctaaattgattCTGTTAATCACTTAGAAAAGGAAGGTGTGTGTCTATTGCATAGAAGTAGAATGGGAATATCCAAAGTTATAACACCACCAAACCATATTTGTCTAATAATAAACATTCATGGTTGATTTCTTATATAAAATTCTCTAGGGTATTTCATCTTCAAAGCCTGAGTCTAGGGCACATGATTGTGATTGTGCAACAGTAAATTATGTTTTGAATGTTTTAATTCAAAATCAAGTTTGGAACTACAAGCCATTTTTGATAAAAACGAAAGTTTCTTAACATAATACTCTTTCTCCCTATCCAATTTTATCCAAAATTAGTTttgtaatattaatttatggTTCCAACCAAAATGccttattagtatttttttcatttattgtcATTGTTACTTGATACAAATACTAGATGTTCATCAATCATGTATCTTTTGTCAGGGTGTCTTCACTGGAAGATGTGGAACAGCTCTAGATCATGGTGTTGTGGCTGTTGGATATGGTACAGACAATGGTCATGATTTTTGGATTGTGAGGAATTCATGGGGTGCTGATTGGGGAGAGGAAGGGTACATCAGATTGGAAAGAAATCTGGGTAACAGCAGATCAGGAAAGTGTGGAATTGCGATCGAGCCATCTTATCCCATTAAGACTGGTCAAAACCCACCCAATCCTGGACCATCACCCCCTTCACCCGTGAAGCCACCAAATGTTTGTGACAATTACTACAGCTGTTCAGATTCTGCCACTTGCTGCTGCATTTTCGAGTttggaaaaacctgttttgagTGGGGTTGCTGTCCTCTTGAAGGTGCTACCTGCTGTGATGACCACTACAGTTGCTGCCCCCATGACTATCCCATCTGCAACACTTATGCTGGAACTTGTCTCAGGGTATGATTAAGACCATCTAATGTTTTCTTACATGCTTGTATTTTGAACTGAGTTTTCAGGTTGAACTAACCATTTGCATTTACTACTCAATCATTTGTACTAGgagaaaaaattgaaacaaactTTTCCATAAACTAAttatagtttttgaaaagtttttttttttttttcattttttcttaatttttcctACCATGCATACATAAGAAAAAGCTTTTGCCCACATGTTCTTGCACTCTTGAGGTTTctttcttcagattgcattAACTGAGTATGGTTTCTTGAGACTGCACCATTTGAGTTTTTTTTGGATTGCATCTGATCTTCTTTTTTAACATTTGTTACAACTTTAATACAATCTAAGATAAATTTGATGAAACCTGAAGGAATGCGTTGTTGTAATTTACTCATTATTGTATCATGTACTTATCATCTGAATTTTTTGTGAATGACAGAGCAAGAACAACCCATTTGGAGTGAAGGCATTGAGGCGTACTCCAGCCAAACCCCATGGGGCCTTTGCAGGCAACAAGGTCAGCAATGCTTAAGCTGTTAAGGGGAATGCATACGTGCATAAGTAAAGGGAAGAAGAGGACTGAAACACCAACTATTACACTTCTCCTTTTACTTTCACATAATATTGCACGTAGCATGCAAATCTGTATCATTTTATTGTGATACAGAAACAGATTTATCCTCACCAAATTTCAGTCAAACATTGGCTGTGTACATAGGGCTATATTATTTATGCTCTTGTATTTGTATTCAAACTCCAAATGGCGAA from Phaseolus vulgaris cultivar G19833 chromosome 1, P. vulgaris v2.0, whole genome shotgun sequence carries:
- the LOC137816524 gene encoding cysteine proteinase mucunain-like; this translates as MASSTSANMAIMLLFALFALSSALDMSIISYDNAHQDKATWRTDEEVNSLYEEWLVKHGKLYNALGEKDKRFQIFKDNLRFIDQQNAENRTYKLGLNRFADLTNEEYRARYLGTKIDPNRRLGRTPSNRYAPRVGETLPDSVDWRKEGAVVPVKDQASCGSCWAFSAIGAVEGINKIVTGDLISLSEQELVDCDTGYNMGCNGGLMDYAFEFIIKNGGIDSEEDYPYKGVDGRCDEYRKNAKVVSIDGYEDVNTYDELALKKAVANQPVSVAVEGGGREFQLYSSGVFTGRCGTALDHGVVAVGYGTDNGHDFWIVRNSWGADWGEEGYIRLERNLGNSRSGKCGIAIEPSYPIKTGQNPPNPGPSPPSPVKPPNVCDNYYSCSDSATCCCIFEFGKTCFEWGCCPLEGATCCDDHYSCCPHDYPICNTYAGTCLRSKNNPFGVKALRRTPAKPHGAFAGNKVSNA